The genomic region TAGCACCATAGCATCCACTGACCATATGTAAACAAACagagctgtgttccaataaaactttattaaaaaaaaaaaaaacctgtctgtGCCTCATTTgatgggctggggggaggggggctacAATACTTTGCTCCCAGGTTAGATGAATCTGACCAAGTAGAGTAGGACCCTGAGTAAGGCACTATACAGAAAACTAACAGGTAACATAAATCTAAAAGAGCAAGTcttccagcaattctactcctgggtatttatctgaaaaaaagtgaaaacactaattcaagaaGATAAACTCACCCCTATGtacattgcagcattatttacaatagccaagatatggaagggcttcccaagtggctcagtggtaaagaatctgcaatgtatATGTATTATTAAATATAGTAATGTACATAACACTACAAAATATGATTTACATTTTATTCTATATGTCTTCTGTGAgagtttttttctccctctttgttCATTTACTAAACTGCTCTCCAAAAAAGCTTGGGTTCCCAAGTGTTTCCTGTTTTTCCATGGTTTCAGAGGCTGAGAAAAGGAGAccaaaaaaggggggaaatgCAGACCGTGGTGAGATTGTGAAGAAAAATGTCACCAGAGGTCCCAACACAAACTCACCGGGATAGACCAGGAAGTCGCCCCCAAACTTGCCAGCGGCACTGAGGAAGAAGCCTCGTTCCCACAGGTCTCTGTAGATGCTATAGCGAAGCTCGTGGGCAGGGCGGCCAGCATGGGGCCAGTCTTTGGACTGGACACGCCAGTCCAGGGGCCTAGCCTTGATGGGCCGCGGCCGAGCAGTGGCCAACTGGATAAGCAGAGCAGACCTCGGTAAAGGGGCCACTCCATTTGAAGGCCCTggctggggagaggagcctggtggggaagAATCCAAGAGAGTCTGATGAATCCAAGGGGCAAGGCTTTTTTCTCAGGCCCCAGGGAGGATCAGCTAAAAATCCCCCAAGGAtctcttccctctttcccctGGTCCGTGGACTCCAACCCCCACCTTCACAAGCTTCCTCATGCTCTCCAGCAGCCTGGCCGGCACTGGCCTCATTCTCTTTGGCAGCTTGCTTCCCACCGGCCTCCTGGCTCCCACTGGTCCCTGATTCCTGTTCCAGCTTTAGCTTCTTCGCAGTCTGGCCCTCTGTAATCTTCTCTAGGAGCTCCTGACGACGGGTCTCTCGGGCCTCAGCTGCCAGAGCGCTTTGCTCCTGGAAACCCTGCTCTTGCTGGCGCTTGAAGGACGCCAGTGCCTGAGAAGTAAACTTTGCTGTAATATCAGGATTCAGACATGCCCTGCCTTAGAAATCCTAACTCTGGCCCCTCCAAACCTCGGGGAGTGAACCCAGGAATCCTACTATCCTACTCTCACAGAATTCCAGAATCCAGGACTCTCAGAGccctcccacccaggaatcagtcgtccccagcctctcctcccgCAGGTCCCCGGGAGGGGCGCCCCTAGCCTGCCCCCACTTACCAGGCTGTGTTGGCGGGGGTCCGGGCGCGGGGCGCTGACTAGGGTCACTGCGCCGATCTCGGCCAGCAGTCGCGCCTCCTCAGGCATCAGCAGCAGTGGGAGGCCCAGGCGCGAGTTCTGGCGGGGCCCGCGGGGCAGGGCGCCCACCGTGCGGCCCCCCACGCCCAGGCGCTCCCGCAGCGCCTGCACCGCCTCGGCCCCCCACACCAGGGAGCGGCCGTTAGCCACCTCCACCACCAGCATCCTCCTGCGGGAAGCCAGGGGCACAACAGTCACCCACCGGGCAGCACGCCTCTCGCCGCGGAATTCGCGCCGCTGGGAGGGTGCCCACCGCCAAGCTGGGGGTCTCGGCGAGGCCCCGCCCCTGAGGCTCGTGGGGCGGAGCCTCGCTCCGAGCCGCGTTCGCCACCTGCTGAGCGGGAGCGCCAGTCCAGCTCCCTGGGCGCCGAGCTCCGCCCCCGGGCGATCCCGCCAGGCCCCGGGACTGACCCAGACGAGGCCCCGCCCCGAAAGGAGCGCCGGGGCCCCGCCGGGGCGCCTCGGACCCTGCGGTCAACATTCTGGCCAGGGGCGAGACTGGCCGCGCGGGCCCCCGCCCCTGGCGGCAAAGCCTGCCGTAGGGCGGACCACGCCCCCTCCGAAAGGTCCTTTCCGGCGTCGCCCTCCGGTGTTCCCGTCAGGTGTCGGGACCTCCGGAGGCCAAAGCCCCCCGAGGCCACGCCCCCTTGGGGGTTCCTCGGGGACCCTTCTTTCTGAGCCCTCGAGGTCCAGCCCCAGGTCCCCGATCTGAGTCCAGCTCGCAGAATGCgaagccccgcccccgcccgagCGCGGCCGCTTCGTACGTTCGGAAGTCCTCGGCTCAGCCCGtcgcggccccgccccctcccgaaGACTAGGCGTCAGGCGTTAGGACGGCCTCTGCTCACGTCAAGCCCACAGCCTGAGGCCCCGCCCCCTTCGGCCGCGGGCTCTCTCCCCGGTTGGAGTTCCCGCCACACGACCGAACCCACAGCCGGAAGCCCAGTGCGTTCTCCGCTCGGGCGGGCTCAGGCCGCTCGTGAGCGCTCCCTTCAGAATGTGGCACCGTCCTCTGACGGAACCAGCTATTCACCTCGTAAACACCAGATCGCAGTCCCGGCGGAGCCACCCCCTACGTAGCGCGCCACGCGGGGTTTCCTCCACCCCCCATGCCGACCCCCTGCGTCGGTGTCGTCACGCCGCCACCTCAGCGGAGCGGGAAGGCTGGGGCCCGCCCCGCAGGGCCAAAGCCCTGCCTTCCCCCTAAAGTGTAAATCCCTCGAGCCCGCCCCTCGAAGCGCACCTCCCGCCTCGGTTCCGGGACTAGGAAACCGGCAGCTCGCCACGCTGGCCCGCCCCTTGAGGTCGGACGCTGTTTGCCCCACCCTCTAGGGGGGCTTCTGGGCCCCGCCTCTTTCGTGTGGCCAAAGCCCGTGGTTCTGCCTCGGTCCTAAACCTGAGACTCCGCCTATGAGCCACCCAAGGTCGCATCTACCCGACTACCTCCGAAGGGAGCCGAGACTGTGGCCCCGCCCACTTCCGGCCGAAGCTCTTGGCTCCTCCCACAACCGAACCTACTCGACCACCTCCGAAAAAATCCGAAGCTTGTGGCCCCGCCTCCAAATCGCCCCCGGATTCTGGCTGAAGGAACCTGGAGCGGAGGCCCCGCCTCCCTCTGACAGCTCAGCTCCAGGCCCCGCCTCTTTCCGGGGTCCCGCGGCGCCCTCGGAGCCCGAAGCTTCTGGCCCCACCCCTTCCCGAGCCGAAGCCCCGCCCTTTGCGTGCTCGCAGCGGGGTAGATCCGAGCCTGGCCGGGTCCCGCCGCCGGGTAGTGCTCTCGGCGCCGCGTCCGCGCTCCTTCCCCGCCCAGCCCGGACACCGCTAGGCGCTGCGCGCACGACCCCGGACCGCGCAGCTCTGCAGGCCCCCCGAAAGAGGCTAGGGGGTGCGGGGGCGTGCTGGGCGGGGTAGGCGTGGCCGGACCCACGATAGCCCGCGGGCCAGGACTGCTCGGCCGCCTCTTGCCCTGCGGGCGGCTCAGAGCCGCGGGTCCAGGTGGGCCGGGGTGTGGAGGCGCCCAGGAGACCGGGAGGGGTCTGGACAGTGTGGGGTCGCTACGGATCGGC from Muntiacus reevesi chromosome 2, mMunRee1.1, whole genome shotgun sequence harbors:
- the TSEN34 gene encoding tRNA-splicing endonuclease subunit Sen34, yielding MLVVEVANGRSLVWGAEAVQALRERLGVGGRTVGALPRGPRQNSRLGLPLLLMPEEARLLAEIGAVTLVSAPRPDPRQHSLALASFKRQQEQGFQEQSALAAEARETRRQELLEKITEGQTAKKLKLEQESGTSGSQEAGGKQAAKENEASAGQAAGEHEEACEGSSPQPGPSNGVAPLPRSALLIQLATARPRPIKARPLDWRVQSKDWPHAGRPAHELRYSIYRDLWERGFFLSAAGKFGGDFLVYPGDPLRFHAHYIAQCWAPGDPIPLQDLVSAGRLGTSVRKTLLLCSPQPDGKVVYTSLQWASLQ